One genomic region from Magallana gigas chromosome 3, xbMagGiga1.1, whole genome shotgun sequence encodes:
- the LOC105344318 gene encoding CD2 antigen cytoplasmic tail-binding protein 2 homolog isoform X1, producing the protein MSKRKLDVESSISDICDTSDEKQSRFKEKHSLDSDEEDETGQDYEILPEDDIEGQEDTTIDSYEGIKVTPFNMKEELEEGHFDKDGMYIFDKTKEIKDNWIDNIDWVKIKAKEKDHEDKMGDSESDDEEDFDEKAVYTEILSFLKPGETIAKALKRLGGNKGKIQSSSQRWKAKKQKTPNDTGGPSEEDKQNFLKLTELADKVMSTGNMEVYEMTYEKVNFLLKKFEPSKTEIPEDMDNDDALDMFAENFDKESGTKEDSSKGSEEPKSEHKENNSSSKTEVLVATSSEVMWEYKWKTEDEEIHGPFTSAQMLQWSEEDYFPDGVYVRKTSNTDGPFYSSKRIDFDLYT; encoded by the exons ATGTCGAAACGAAAATTGGACGTAGAAAGCAGTATAAGCGATATATGTGATACCAGTGACGAAAAGCAAAGTCGCTTCAAAGAAAAGCATTCCCTTGATAGCGACGAAGAGGACGAGACGGGCCAAGATTATGAAATTCTGCCGGAGGATGACATTGAAG GACAAGAGGACACTACAATTGATTCCTATGAAGGGATTAAAGTAACTCCCTTCAACATGAAAGAGGAACTAGAAGAAGGACACTTTGACAAAGATGGGATGTACATTTTCGACAAAACTAAG GAAATAAAAGATAACTGGATCGATAATATTGACTGGGTCAAAATCAAAGCAAAAGAAAAAGACCATGAAGATAAGATGGGTGATTCAGAGTCAGATGACGAAGAGGATTTTGATGAAAAGGCTGTTTACACAGAAATCTTATCCTTTTTAAAACCTGGTGAAACCATTGCTAAAGCTCTCAAACGACTCGGGGGTAACAAGGGGAAGATACAATCGTCCAGTCAGAGATGGAAAGCCAAGAAACAGAAAACACCAAACGACACTGGGGGGCCATCGGAGGAGGACAAACAGAATTTTCTGAAATTGACAGAGTTGGCAGATAAAGTTATGAGCACTGGCAACATGGAGGTGTATGAAATGACATATGAAAAAGTgaatttcttgttgaaaaaaTTTGAACCATCAAAAACTGAAATTCCTGAAGACATGGACAATGATGATGCATTAGATATGTTTGcagaaaattttgacaaagaatCTGGTACTAAAGAAGACAGCAGCAAAGGCAGTGAGGAACCAAAATCTGAACATAAGGAAAATAACAGTAGTTCAAAAACTG AAGTTCTGGTCGCTACGTCCAGTGAGGTGATGTGGGAGTACAAGTGGAAGACGGAGGACGAGGAGATTCACGGACCGTTCACCAGCGCACAGATGTTGCAGTGGAGCGAGGAGGACTACTTCCCGGACGGAGTGTACGTCAGGAAAACCTCCAACACGGACGGACCATTCTACAGCTCCAAGAGGATTGACTTTGATTTGTACACGTAG
- the LOC105344318 gene encoding CD2 antigen cytoplasmic tail-binding protein 2 homolog isoform X2, whose translation MSKRKLDVESSISDICDTSDEKQSRFKEKHSLDSDEEDETGQDYEILPEDDIEGQEDTTIDSYEGIKVTPFNMKEELEEGHFDKDGMYIFDKTKEIKDNWIDNIDWVKIKAKEKDHEDKMGDSESDDEEDFDEKAVYTEILSFLKPGETIAKALKRLGGNKGKIQSSSQRWKAKKQKTPNDTGGPSEEDKQNFLKLTELADKVMSTGNMEVYEMTYEKVNFLLKKFEPSKTEIPEDMDNDDALDMFAENFDKESGTKEDSSKGSEEPKSEHKENNSSSKTVLVATSSEVMWEYKWKTEDEEIHGPFTSAQMLQWSEEDYFPDGVYVRKTSNTDGPFYSSKRIDFDLYT comes from the exons ATGTCGAAACGAAAATTGGACGTAGAAAGCAGTATAAGCGATATATGTGATACCAGTGACGAAAAGCAAAGTCGCTTCAAAGAAAAGCATTCCCTTGATAGCGACGAAGAGGACGAGACGGGCCAAGATTATGAAATTCTGCCGGAGGATGACATTGAAG GACAAGAGGACACTACAATTGATTCCTATGAAGGGATTAAAGTAACTCCCTTCAACATGAAAGAGGAACTAGAAGAAGGACACTTTGACAAAGATGGGATGTACATTTTCGACAAAACTAAG GAAATAAAAGATAACTGGATCGATAATATTGACTGGGTCAAAATCAAAGCAAAAGAAAAAGACCATGAAGATAAGATGGGTGATTCAGAGTCAGATGACGAAGAGGATTTTGATGAAAAGGCTGTTTACACAGAAATCTTATCCTTTTTAAAACCTGGTGAAACCATTGCTAAAGCTCTCAAACGACTCGGGGGTAACAAGGGGAAGATACAATCGTCCAGTCAGAGATGGAAAGCCAAGAAACAGAAAACACCAAACGACACTGGGGGGCCATCGGAGGAGGACAAACAGAATTTTCTGAAATTGACAGAGTTGGCAGATAAAGTTATGAGCACTGGCAACATGGAGGTGTATGAAATGACATATGAAAAAGTgaatttcttgttgaaaaaaTTTGAACCATCAAAAACTGAAATTCCTGAAGACATGGACAATGATGATGCATTAGATATGTTTGcagaaaattttgacaaagaatCTGGTACTAAAGAAGACAGCAGCAAAGGCAGTGAGGAACCAAAATCTGAACATAAGGAAAATAACAGTAGTTCAAAAACTG TTCTGGTCGCTACGTCCAGTGAGGTGATGTGGGAGTACAAGTGGAAGACGGAGGACGAGGAGATTCACGGACCGTTCACCAGCGCACAGATGTTGCAGTGGAGCGAGGAGGACTACTTCCCGGACGGAGTGTACGTCAGGAAAACCTCCAACACGGACGGACCATTCTACAGCTCCAAGAGGATTGACTTTGATTTGTACACGTAG